The Planktothrix agardhii NIES-204 genomic interval GAGCAATACAGTGGGAATAGGCAATAATAATTGATGGCCCGTCGTAGGCTTCCGCTTCCAAGAACGCTTTCAGGGTGTGTTCATCCTTGGCCCCCATCGCCACACTCGCCACATAAACGTTACCGTAGGTCATGGCAATGAGGCCGAGGTCTTTCTTAGCCGAGGGTTTACCACCAGCCGCAAACTTAGCAACGGCGCCGCGGGGGGTAGCTTTAGAAGACTGACCCCCGGTGTTGGAATAAACTTCCGTATCCAAAACCAAAATATTAACGTTACGGCCACTGGCAATGACGTGATCTAAGCCACCGTAACCAATATCATAGGCCCAACCATCTCCCCCAATAATCCAAACGGATTTTTTCACTAAATAGTCGGCCAAACTAAGTAACTGTTGGGCGTCAGGGGAATTGAGTCCTTGAAGTTTTTCTTTGAGTTGGACAACCCGTTGCCGTTGTTCCCAAATATCGGCCTCGGATTTTTGGGCGTTATCGGTAATTTGGGTAACTAAATTATCCCCAACCTCACCGCCGAGTTTGTGTAACAATTCCAGAGCAAACCCAGCGTGTTTGTCAATGGACATTCGGAACCCTAAACCAAATTCGGCGTTATCTTCAAATAAGCTATTAGACCAAGCCGGGCCGCGACCGTCGGCGTTTGTTGTCCAGGGGGTTGTGGGTAAGTTCCCGCCATAAATAGAGGAACATCCGGTGGCGTTGGCCACGATCATCCGATCGCCAAATAACTGCGTAACCAACTTGATATAGGGAGTTTCGCCACATCCACCACAGGCGCCGGAGAACTCAAATAACGGCTCTTGCCATTGTTGTTGACGGATCAAATCTGGCCGTAATTTTAACCGATCAGGGTTGGGAATACCCAAGAAAAAGTCCCAATTCGTAGCTTCTTGTTCCCGCAGGGGTAACTGGGGTTCCATGTTGATCGCTTTTCTCGAAGGCATGGATTTATTTTTGGCCGGGCAAACATCCACACAGATGCCACATCCGGTACAGTCTTCGGGAGCGACTTGGATGGTGAATTTTTCTCCGGTAAAGGCTTTATCCTTAACGTTGGTAAATTTGAAACTGGCGGGGGCGTTTTCCAGGGCAGCCTCATCGTAGGCTTTACCCCGAATTGTGGCATGGGGACAAACCATCACACATTTGCCACACTGGATACAGACATCCGCATCCCAAACCGGGATATCCTGGGCGACGTTGCGTTTTTCCCATTTAGAGGTTCCGGTGGGATAAGTACCATCACAGGGCAGTTTGCTAACGGGCAAATCATCCCCCCGTCCGGCGATCATCATGCCTTCAACTTCTTTAACAAAGGTAGGGGCTCCGACGGCTACGGGTTCGGCTCGCCGTAGGGCGCTGTTGGCCTGGGCAACGTTGACTTCATAAAGGTGTTCTAGGGTCTCATCAACGGCCTTTAAGTTTAAGCGAACAATTTCTGCTCCTTTCTTACCATAGGTTTTTTCGATCGCTTTTTTGATTTGGGCGATCGCTTCTTCCCTTGGCAATACTTTCGCTAAGGCAAAGAAACACACCTGCATAATAGTATTGATGCGGTTTCCCATCCCCGTATCACGGGCAACTTTATTGGCATCAATAACATAGAATTTCAGATTTTTTCTAACAATATCTTCTTGAATTTCTAAGGGCAGATATTCCCAAACTTGATCGGGGCCGTAGGGACTATTTAAGAGGAAAGTTGAACCTTCCATCGCACATTGGAGAACGTCTAATCTTTCGATAAACGTCCATTGATGGCAACCGATAAAATTCGCCTTACTAATTAAATAAATCGACCGGATCGGTTGCGGCCCAAAACGCAAGTGAGATACGGTAACAGCCCCAGATTTTTTGGAGTCATAAACAAAATATCCTTGGGCATAATTATCGGTTTCTTCCCCAATAATTTT includes:
- the nifJ gene encoding pyruvate flavodoxin oxidoreductase, which encodes MNTKNYATLDGNEAVARVAYRLSEVIAIYPITPSSPMGEWADAWASVGDKNLWGTVPAVVEMQSEGGAAGAVHGALQAGSLTTTFTASQGLMLMLPNLYKIAGELTCAVIQVAARSLAAQGLSIFGDHSDVMAARATGFALLCSASVQEAQDMALIAQASTLESRIPFIHFFDGFRTSHEVQKIELLEDSDIRELIDDKYVYEHRNRALTPDRPVLRGTAQNPDVYFQGRETVNIFYDQTPEIVQRAMDKLGQLTGRNYKLFEYHGAPDAERVIILMGSGCETVHETVDYLNAQGEKLGVLKVRLYRPWDGEQLIAALPETVKAIAVLDRTKEPGSSGEPLYLDVVTAVQEVMLGDNDTLKAKIKNLKALVGGRYGLSSKEFNPAMVKSVFENLAQTKPKNHFTIGINDDVSHTSLEYDPSFSTEPDNVVRAMFYGLGADGTVGANKNSIKIIGEETDNYAQGYFVYDSKKSGAVTVSHLRFGPQPIRSIYLISKANFIGCHQWTFIERLDVLQCAMEGSTFLLNSPYGPDQVWEYLPLEIQEDIVRKNLKFYVIDANKVARDTGMGNRINTIMQVCFFALAKVLPREEAIAQIKKAIEKTYGKKGAEIVRLNLKAVDETLEHLYEVNVAQANSALRRAEPVAVGAPTFVKEVEGMMIAGRGDDLPVSKLPCDGTYPTGTSKWEKRNVAQDIPVWDADVCIQCGKCVMVCPHATIRGKAYDEAALENAPASFKFTNVKDKAFTGEKFTIQVAPEDCTGCGICVDVCPAKNKSMPSRKAINMEPQLPLREQEATNWDFFLGIPNPDRLKLRPDLIRQQQWQEPLFEFSGACGGCGETPYIKLVTQLFGDRMIVANATGCSSIYGGNLPTTPWTTNADGRGPAWSNSLFEDNAEFGLGFRMSIDKHAGFALELLHKLGGEVGDNLVTQITDNAQKSEADIWEQRQRVVQLKEKLQGLNSPDAQQLLSLADYLVKKSVWIIGGDGWAYDIGYGGLDHVIASGRNVNILVLDTEVYSNTGGQSSKATPRGAVAKFAAGGKPSAKKDLGLIAMTYGNVYVASVAMGAKDEHTLKAFLEAEAYDGPSIIIAYSHCIAHGINMTTAMTHQKDLVESGRWLLYRYNPDLKEAGKNPLILDSKSPKKTVEASMYAENRFKMLTKSKPADAKRLLKEAQEDVSTRWKMYEYMAARPLETKGNNGHSEGKSAPISEGKPPETTPV